TACCTTCAATCTACTAGAAATTGCTGCCATTCAAAAGCCCCAAGTTCATCTTTATGAAACAGGAATTATCCGTATTACCCGTCATCCGCAAATGGTGGGACAAGTTATTTGGTGTGTAGCCCATACCCTGTGGCTAGGTACTAGTTTTACCCTTGTCACCTCCATTGGGTTGATACTACATCATCTATTTGGAGTATGGCATGGCGATCGCCGTTTAAGTCAACGTTATGGAGAAGCCTTTGAAGTTGTCAAACAGCGAACTTCCATTATCCCCTTTCAAGCGATTATTGATGGTCGTCAATCCTTGCACTGGCAGGAATTTCTCCGCCCTGCTTATTTAGGGGTTGCCATTTTCACAGGTCTATTATGGTGGTCTCACCCCTTGTTATTAGTGGCAACAAGTAGGATAATATGGTAGTTTGGTGTGATCCCCAAGAT
The DNA window shown above is from Anabaena sp. WA102 and carries:
- a CDS encoding NnrU family protein, which translates into the protein MMPNHWFTSSHFVILGLQLVFAIAHSGGAALRPWAEKYIGPRLYRIIFALISLPLAVILIVYFFNHRYDGQQLWQVQGITGVRTLVWVLSAISFLFLYPATFNLLEIAAIQKPQVHLYETGIIRITRHPQMVGQVIWCVAHTLWLGTSFTLVTSIGLILHHLFGVWHGDRRLSQRYGEAFEVVKQRTSIIPFQAIIDGRQSLHWQEFLRPAYLGVAIFTGLLWWSHPLLLVATSRIIW